Proteins encoded by one window of Nitrososphaerales archaeon:
- a CDS encoding DUF1786 domain-containing protein produces the protein MVSVCCIDVGLGTQDILFFDQSYDYLPKMILPSATQIFARKIAKLTHRNLLITGGIIGGGPITRSVKELISKGGRVKATLPAALTFSYNLDHVKSMGIEIIDRISEFEKDFTIVELKEIDLKFLLELARRYEICDRLDYIVFAVQDHGKAPEGVSAIEYRHNLLKSFIEENPKPISLFFEDRDIPDTLLRMKSVSQQLKSSISGEPFSGKIYATDTVIAACVGASLDPNAIGKKRIVTIDIGNGHTFASMLVDGEIVGYFETHTSTLTPEMLERFVQLFIEGRLTHEQILREGGHGAYTSEKCRGPVDAIIVTGPKRDIIKRTNLNFQFGNPLNDHMVTGALGLLYLTNQKENLNIGMGWSNRT, from the coding sequence TTGGTCAGCGTATGTTGCATCGATGTAGGTCTAGGTACCCAAGATATACTATTCTTTGACCAATCTTACGATTACTTACCGAAGATGATCTTACCATCGGCGACACAGATCTTCGCCCGTAAGATAGCGAAGCTCACGCATAGAAATCTCTTGATCACCGGTGGTATAATTGGTGGTGGGCCTATTACAAGGTCTGTAAAGGAATTGATAAGTAAAGGTGGTAGGGTAAAGGCCACATTACCAGCAGCGCTCACATTCAGTTATAATTTGGATCACGTGAAGTCGATGGGGATCGAGATCATCGATAGAATCTCCGAATTTGAGAAGGACTTCACAATAGTGGAGTTGAAAGAGATCGATCTAAAATTCCTGTTGGAGTTGGCTAGGAGGTATGAGATCTGTGATAGGTTGGATTACATCGTATTCGCGGTTCAAGACCATGGGAAGGCTCCAGAGGGCGTATCTGCCATCGAGTATCGCCACAATCTACTGAAGAGCTTTATCGAAGAGAACCCGAAACCCATAAGCCTATTCTTCGAAGATAGAGATATACCAGATACACTCCTCAGAATGAAATCTGTCTCACAGCAGTTGAAAAGTTCTATCTCTGGAGAGCCCTTTTCAGGTAAGATCTACGCTACCGATACAGTAATCGCAGCGTGTGTAGGTGCATCTCTCGATCCGAATGCGATCGGTAAGAAAAGGATCGTCACGATCGATATCGGTAATGGCCATACATTTGCATCTATGCTGGTAGATGGTGAGATCGTCGGATACTTTGAAACGCATACATCGACTTTAACCCCAGAAATGTTGGAGCGCTTCGTTCAATTATTCATAGAGGGGAGGTTGACGCATGAGCAGATTTTAAGAGAGGGAGGCCATGGTGCTTACACAAGTGAGAAGTGCAGAGGTCCTGTAGATGCTATAATCGTTACTGGGCCGAAGCGTGATATCATCAAGAGGACGAATCTGAATTTTCAATTTGGCAACCCTCTTAATGATCATATGGTAACGGGAGCTCTGGGGTTGCTTTACTTAACGAATCAAAAAGAAAATCTGAATATCGGCATGGGATGGAGTAATCGTACATAA
- a CDS encoding PadR family transcriptional regulator: protein MRKGKSVVPRGFSRFYVLSLLKEKPMTGKEIMDETERRTKGAWRPSPGLIYPLLNRLLSEGLIEEVEGGYKITEKGVKKLEEYSEAREEFNRSFGAMVRLFTYGGFVAQDIIDRIIGLFTILREDISKLGAEQRAKYRNFLMAELDRINKEEVK, encoded by the coding sequence ATGCGCAAAGGCAAGAGTGTAGTGCCAAGGGGCTTCTCCAGATTTTACGTACTCTCACTATTAAAAGAGAAACCTATGACTGGTAAGGAGATCATGGATGAGACCGAAAGGAGGACGAAGGGTGCTTGGAGGCCATCACCCGGCCTCATTTACCCATTGTTAAATAGGCTCCTCTCCGAAGGTCTGATCGAGGAGGTTGAGGGTGGCTATAAGATTACGGAGAAGGGTGTGAAGAAGCTTGAAGAGTATAGTGAAGCACGTGAAGAGTTCAATAGAAGTTTCGGTGCAATGGTACGCCTCTTTACGTACGGTGGCTTCGTAGCCCAAGATATAATCGATAGGATCATAGGTCTATTCACCATTTTACGTGAAGATATCTCGAAGCTGGGTGCGGAGCAGAGGGCAAAGTATAGGAACTTTTTGATGGCGGAGTTGGATAGAATTAATAAGGAAGAAGTTAAGTGA
- a CDS encoding CBS domain-containing protein: protein MIKVKDVMSKDLVTIEADKSVLDAARLMAKKGVGCLIIVSGGKAIGIITERDLVSRVLAEPFDPAKVLVSDVMSTPIFTISSDQTLNEAAEIMLKYKVRRLPVVDGGVLVGIVTATDLANALVNKTLDEGLILKAIARYSKAPEFGPYK, encoded by the coding sequence ATGATCAAAGTTAAAGATGTTATGAGTAAAGATTTGGTGACGATCGAAGCGGATAAAAGTGTGCTCGATGCTGCGAGGCTGATGGCCAAGAAGGGTGTCGGATGCTTGATAATCGTCTCAGGTGGTAAGGCGATAGGGATTATAACGGAGAGGGATCTTGTATCGAGAGTTCTGGCAGAACCTTTTGACCCTGCGAAGGTCTTGGTCAGTGATGTTATGAGCACGCCAATATTCACGATATCTTCAGATCAGACGCTGAATGAAGCTGCTGAGATTATGTTGAAGTACAAGGTAAGGAGGTTACCTGTGGTTGATGGAGGCGTATTGGTCGGTATAGTAACCGCGACAGACCTGGCGAATGCGTTGGTTAATAAAACGTTGGATGAAGGTTTGATTCTCAAAGCGATAGCAAGGTACAGTAAAGCCCCTGAATTTGGCCCCTATAAGTGA